CTAAAGAACCCTGAACGGCAAGCCTGAAGGTCAACTTATTGCACTAACATGCCTTTCCAGGCAAACACTCTTGAGCCAATAGACAGAGCAGGTATAGGACTAATATGAACCTACATCGATGCAGGACGACGAACTGAGTTCAGGAGTCTTGCACTGAATTGGTTTCAACCGTCTTGGTACTTTATGTCCTTTGCTATATAAAGACCATGTACCCACTTCAAAATTGTGTAACAGGGCAGTGTTACAACTATACAAGAGCCATGCTTATATGCAAATGGCTACGCCTCACAGCTCTCCAATTTTCATTCATTGAACCCTGACATTTATTGCTATGAAGATGTGGCATAAGATCAGGCTGTAAGCTTCTACTTACTTGTAGCACTTTTTAAATAGCAGCTTAATGGTACACTGCCCGCCTCATAGCAAAGGGTCGATCCCTCTCTCACTGTATAAAAACATGAAGTCCTATGGGAATGAACCTCCCATGTATCGACCTTTGTCAGCTTCAAACACTAAGAACACCGATTTGCTGGACAAGTTTGAGATATTCTTGCTTCGATAGGTTGCCATCAATAAAGACCTCTGACAAACCAGGCCAACCAAGCGTAAATGCCCAGGGCAGTTGAACTAGAAAGGCCTTGCTGAGAATCCTCATTCTGTAGGAGTACATGTATCAACCCACCAGCTCCTACCAGGGACTGttgggagaaatccacaacaattCAAATGAGTGCAAATTTCTATGattccaacctgcagattcctcAGTGGACCGGCTTTTCCCCACGTCACACAGATTTGCAGGccagtggtgtgtgtttttttaattttaggaggagaatttgtgcaattttgatCATTTGTCAATACACATTTGCAAGCCAACGAAATTCTTCtacaaaaaatccaattccattaaTGAGCAGACGATGGGACGAAAGAcagacaatccgtgaaacacagaagGAAGAAAATCCGTACATCCTGACCTCCTACActctagggcagctttccccaacatggcaccttcCACGTGTtttgaactcccatcagctccagctagcatgaATCATGATCAGTGGTGATGGGCCCTGCAGTCCAACGTCTGGAGGAAGGCTGGACCAGGACATTAACTCTAAGGGGGAAACACCTTGGCTGCTGCTGAAAGAATGGATGGGACATACTCAATTTTTTAAAGTAACTCTTTAGTATAAACTCCTTGAATAGTGTCATACACGTTCACTATTTCCCTAACTTCAAGGTCAACTCTACAAGCAGGACCTCAACTGGATGTCTGTAAGAAGTATCAGGCCTAGAAAATGTTCTAGGACCGTGTGCTCAAGGGATCACACTAGAAAGAAATGCGAAATATTCCATGAAAATTAGCCATACTGCTTTCTGGATAGCCTCCCCTAGCTAACCACCTCCCCAGCCTCCAACATGTGAAGTTTGTCCTTCGAAGGGAACATTCCTTCCTCCCAGCTGCATTTCTTGGGAAATGGCTGGATTGTTTTTCTTGCTCTCTTCAGAGTTCAACCCAAACTGAAGGACTCCAGATAAAGCAGAGATAACAGGATGCCCTAAGAAGAATGACAAGAACATGGGAGAAAGTTGCTCCTCAAAGCAAAGTTGGGAGATTCTGATGGCATGAGCCAGGGAGCCTTAGAAAAAGCGTTGGGTGGGCAGAATGACTCTGCACCTGCAGAATTGTCTCACGCAGCAGCCTTAAGTGGGGACACAGCCCCAGCGCGACACAGCTCGCTAGCTAGCACAATGTCTTCTCCAAAAGACATGCATCAGAGAAACGAAAAGAACAGAGAGACCTTGAACGAAATGGTGCCGCACTTGAACAAACAGGTTGAAAACTAAGCAAACATTTGCAAGCCTCCTCCACTTTGGACCTTGGGGATTTCTAATAGATCAAGTGCAGGCAGGGGAAAGTGCAGCTTTGGGAAGGGGTGCCTCTGTTAACCCTTTCAACTCCTGGCATCCAGGTGGAGTACCAGAGAAAGAGGCAATGCAAGATGTACTTTTAGTCTCTCTGCttgagtatgtgtgtgtaagTCTCTGCACTGATGTAGCCCAAGCTCTATGCCACAAAATAAGAGGCAGTATATGTCTGCAAAATGGCAGACTTTCTTTTGTTTACAAGTCGCGGAACCTGGGTTTCAGCTCCCATCTGTTTGCTGAGATTTCACCAAGCACTGCCCACACACTAGCCTATCTTCTGTTTCAGGAATGTTAGGAActtgctgcttctttttaattGAATGGGGTTCTCAGGAAGGTGAACTCCGCACCCAATACCACATTCAGGGGATTTCCTGCACTTTTGTTACAAAAAAATTACACACTTTCCTGACTGCAACAATACTACCTGTCACTTTGCAaggaaatgcaaaatacagtgaTCCGTTAATACTCTCATATCCACTTTCAGACAAACAAGCATCAGAAACAGCATTTCTTGTTCACCAGGGCCTTTGGGCCGACTCTGGATCCAGGGCAAGGCGGCAGAACTTCTGGCCCAAGCCAAGAGCAGCCCACCAGCCCTGGGTTGGGCTCTGCTGGGTGTGAGTCAGCCCTGTCCCATTTTCACAATCCTAGGCAGGCAGCCATCTTTAAAAATAGATTCACCGGAGGGCTGCCACCCACTACCAGGGGTGAGGTCTGAGTTCAGCATACTAGGCCACAAACTGTGCAGACACAATCCAGAGCAATGCCAAGATCCTTTTCTATCACAGTTAATAAGAACAGGAAGGGTAGGTCGAAACAGATGAATTATTTTATCTAACCTAGTCCTGAATTTTAGATGATAAACATtcaatgaaacttttttttaaaaaaacaaagagacACAGCATATCCTTGCTGACATTTGTCAGAAGtgtaggggtggggtgaggtagACTTGAGATTCACACAATGACACCTTCTTTACAAAGGAAAAAGAGAGCAACTAGGTCACCAGAGCAaaaaatgtttagacaggaagtaCTACAGAGAGCATTGCCAAGAGGTGCAAGAGAGAGGCAGCTATTTTCTCTCGTCAAAATGatggctttccttccttccctttccctttccttgtcactcatgggtggggccagagccaaaagtgagtgcccctccttttttttctttccctttcccccctccttgctTACCCATCTGACATTAGGCGGAGGGCTGCGCCCCCCTTCCCGGTTCTAAGTGTATCGGATGTTGACATTTGGAGCACGGTCAACTTCCGCAGCTCTAGATAGCAACCTGCCCTCCAGTGTGCAAAGCATGACTGCACGGCTTAGTCATGATCTTCCTTTCCTCCACCTCTCTCtgtcacatatatatatatacacacacacacattcacgcacacaaacacacacaccacagaaagGCTTAAGTTACAATAAGGGAAAAAAACTCACAAAGTTTATTGATGCAAAACAGTGGCTGGGACAAGACAATATCCAAGCTAGGAATTGAGGCTCTGCTCCGTTGACTGTGCTAAAGAATTCCAGAACTGGTAGCAACCTCCAAACAATGGTGAGACTTAGAAGGCAGCCATCATGTGAAAGCTGTGGGCAAAAGGGTGCCTCTCCCAACATCAATTCAGGATCATTCTTAATCCCACTGCCAGCCCAGTTCCATAATGCACTCTTACAACAGACGAGTGGTTCTTTGTCTGGTTTGTTTTGCAGACGTGCCGAGGCCAAAGCACCACACAGGACAAAAACTGGGACCGCCTTAGCTCTGGAGTACAGAAGAAGAAAACTGGTCCATTGATCCAGGAGCCAAAAGCTCTCTCATGGGGAAGACGAAGCGTTCAGACACGGGAGCCCAGTACAGAAGAAGACCCAAAAGAGTAACCTATAGATAAAGATTCTGTCCGCCATCAAACTAGGGAATTAAAACCTCAATGAACAGTTTCATGCCCCAAGTCtgaaaagaggaagaagcaggtTGGAAGATGCCAGCCTTTTATCtttactccccctccctcccacccaccctcccacccccaggaTTGAATATTACTCGGTAAGACGTACGACTGCAGGGCTTATAAAAAGACATGTTTCCAAGTCACTTTGCACAGTATCTAGGATAATATACTGTGGCCAGAGTAAGAAAGGGGTTAAGGAAGACGCTGTCTTAGAAGGGAcagaaataacaaataaaaaaagcGCAGGGTAGCCCTTGAGTGGAAAGGGAGACACATTGTCTAGGTAGAAATGCGCTATGATTttgagagaaggggtgggggtcaCTGGAAGGGCACAGGGAACATCAGGCCCGCTGCTTGAGGGGGAGGCGGGGCATATCCTGATCCAAGGTCCTCAGGCGGCAGCTTTGACACGCGTGGTGTGACACTTCCTACACAGCACGTGGCCATCCAGGGGGAAACAGCCGTTGTCGTCCGCTTCGATGGAGAGGGGCTTCCCACAATCCTGAAAGACGGcaagagaagaggaaaagaggaagttgGCAACACGGAGGAGGTGGCAACACCAGttgagggctggggggggggggcaaggagggaAGGGAGTTGGCTCACCTCACACTTGTAGCATTTCATGTGGAAGTTCTTCTCCAGGGCCACCACACGGACCGTCTCGTCCTTCCCCGGCTCAGGCATAATGGGCTCCGTACATACTGAACAGCGTGGGGCGTATTTTCTGCAAGCACATAAGAGGAGGCCATGGAAGACCAAAACTCCAGTTTCAGCGTTTCAGCCAGGCCGGAGCTCGAGGAAACAGAGGGCTGCCCGGGTCAGTCCGGAAGGTCACAAGGGCAGCCGGAGCAGCGGGCAGGATGAAGAAGAAGGAGGGCGTGAGGAGGGGACGTACCTGTGGTAGTCATCCACACAGTGTGGCTGGTTGCCCTTGTCCACAATGAAGGAGGCTCCCTCAAGGGGTTTGCGGCACACCACACAGGTGAAGCACTGAGGGTGGTAGGAATTGCCTGTAGCCCGCAGCATCCTGTCTGTGATGGTTTGCTTGCACACGCAGCACTTCTCTAGGGTGCCCTGGAGGGCAAAAAGAGGGTCAGAGAGGAAGAAGATCAGCCTCCCCAAATGGAACAACTACACGTTGGCCTACTCACTACCTGGGCTATGCGGCAGCTATTCCCCTGGGGCAATTTCTCATGCCCTCGCTTTAATGTGTAGCGCTGCTTTTCATGTGGAAACTGGCTAGCACACAGATCAACTGATGTGTAGACCAGCCCTGCACATTTATGCATTTAGAGAAACAAGGAGTTCAGGGAAGACAGTCAACTTAAAGCAATGCTCTTCCAACCTCTACCACAGTACGGAGCACCATACTTTCCAAGGACCACCTATTTAAGATCTCTTTAgcagttaaggaacagattagagttaaggaacagattagatatttggaattaaaattacacagaatttagagaatttagagaaagagaatttaaatagtttaaaaaaagattttagtaaaattggaaaaatataaaagattaaatttatcctggtttggaagaatagcattaataaaaatgaagattttagcaaagattaattttgtgtttaggatgttaccaataaaaatttcagaatcagagataaaaagttggcaaaatatcacaaacaattattgtaatggagataagaaagcgagggtaaataagaataaatggtatttaagtcaaaaaaagggaggattgggtctcccaaatattaaactatattacgtagctaataggctaagacatattgtggaggcaattataggaataggagaattagattggatggatgataaaactacaagtaatatatagattaatttggaaaatgtattttttagggaaggggaaaaaaatgggtggaaagtataggtaacctgctcttgaggtttcactgggaaatttggagtaaatataaaggggagttgctcccgagcaactcacctctatcaccggtaataatgctaaagaatttcccagaggaattaaagagtagattaagtaaagttttaatagaaaaaaataaaatgaaattaagggaatggttaagagaaatgaatacaagagaggatttggaagaggttttaaaagataaaaaattaacttggttaaattattggcaattagaacagtagactaaaaagtgggtaagagaaaatggagattgtagagaattgacgaagtttgaggaattaatagttaagaaagaaaatcataagggaaaaagaatagcgtttaaaagggttaatgagtgaaatatatagaatattggtggagaaagggttgatggatagttcaggtaaaatggtttgggagacagacttgaatgtacaaataggacaacagagctgggagggactatggaaacaaagagcgttgagaaatatgtcagtaagaataaaagagaattactttaaaattatatggaggtggtacctaaccccggttagattaaataagataaataatcagcattcagcaaattgttggagaggatgtgggggtaaaggaacgtatttacatatgtggtgggaatgcaaatatgcacaaaaattgtggaagatggtgttttttggagattgaagaaattgtgggaatgaagatagaacgaacaccaaaagttgcattactgtcactatttgaagatttaaaatgtaaaaaagaaattaaggaattgataacgaatttgctgactgcagcaagattgattgtagctaggaactggaaaattcaaggggattattgtattgaaaaatggtataaagaagtatgggatatagctattaatgataaattgacttgtaatattaaatggagaagaggtatagctaaaacaaatgattttgaaggaatttggaaacagttcctaatatttgtgttttctaagggaagtgggaaaccaccagcagaagaaagtatgagattctggaatcaggaataagatcccgaggtgggagGTGCACGTATATGTTaagttgattatgttatatagagatgatattgatgttattcaacatttatgtagtatgttgtttttgctttaattgtactggtgtatgtttaagtattgtcgatatataaatatatatatatatatatatatatatatataaatatatatatatatatatatatatatatatatatatatatatatataaaagatctCTTTAGCATACaatggagcctcgtgtggcgcagagcggtaaagcagcagtttctgcagctgaaactctccccacagcctgagttcgatctcagcggaagctggtttcaggcagccggctcgggttgactcagccttccatcctcccgaggttggtaaaatgagtacccagttagctgggggagaggtaatcacggctggggaaggcaacggcaaaccaccccgctataaggcctgccaagaaaacgtcagcgaaagctggtgtccctccaagagtcagtaatgactcagtgcttgcacgagaggttcttttccttttcccagcAAACAATAATCATCATTCTTTATCATCGTTTCACCAACTAAGTTGGAACAACTTAGTAGCCTAGTGTGAAAGCTGCAAGCAAGAGAACCCTGGTTCAAGTCTCACCCAAACTAAGTGAGCATAGTAGCTGTAACCTACCAAGGTATTGGCCTACCTTACACAACTGAAATAATATGAAGCACTTTTTAATCCCTGAAatgttctgtatttttttttattctcctcCTGTCAAGGGAATGCTTTCTCAACCAAAAGGGAACTGTAACTCAGGTTTAGCACAGAGTAAAGAGGACATCATTGTATGTGTTTGTGACACCACTGGAAAAAGGCTACTCAGGCCCAATTCAGATGCAACCTTTGTGGCATGGAAGCCAGTATGTGGCCCAACTCCACACTTGATTGATCCAGTAACATCTGGAATCAGGAAccaaataatagaatcatagaatagcagagttggaaggggcctacaaggccatcgagtccaaacccctgctcaatgcaggaatccaccctaaagtatccctgacaggtggttgtccagttgcctcttgaaggcctctagtgtgggagagcccacaacctccctaggtaactggttccattgtcatactgctctaatagtcaggacgtttttcctgatgtccagctggaatctggcttcctttaacttgagcccgttattccgtgtcctgcactctgggaggatcgagaagagatcctggccctcttctgtgtgacaaccttttaagtatttgaagaatgctatcatgtctcccctcaatcttctccaggctaaacatgcccagttctttcagtctctcctcatagggctttgtttccagacccctgatcatcctggttgccctcctctgaacacgctccagtttgtctgtgtccttcttgaattgtggagcccagaaccggacgcaatactctagatgaggcctaaccagggccgaatagagaggaaccagtacctcatgcgatttggaagatatacttctattaatgcagaccaaaatagcatttgcctttcttgcagccacatcacactgtagGTTCATATTCAgtttgatctacaacaatttcaagatccttctcatttgtagtattgctgagccaagtatcccccctcttgtaactgtgcatttggtttctatttcctagatgtagaacttggcatttatccctactaaattccattctgttgttttcagcccagcactccagcctatcaagatcactttgaagtttgtttctgtgttccagggtattagctatcccacccaattttgtgtcatgggACAACAACAAAGCAGATGTGGCTACTTCTCAGTCAGCCTGGGTTAACATCTTGAGTTGAATGTCCCCAACCAAGGGAACCTTCCCACAAGCACCCAATAAACGGACTAACGCTCAAGTGTCTGTGAACTCATGAGGAAGGCCATCCCCTTTGCTCTATTTATTAAAGGAAAACTGCTTCCAATGATAATTAACAAAACACCTCTGAAATGTCTCGTTTTAAAAAGGCTGTTAGAGGAAAGTTGTCAGAGGAAAAGTGTGCTAACAATGAACACCCAACTTTTCTGTGCAGGCCACTGGACAAGAGAATGAAGTTCTAACTAGACCAATAAAATCTCTAGCTGGGTGGCAAGCCAATATGGGAAACAGCCACATAATTACAACTCTCTCAGGTGGCTACCATTTTTGGACAACACACAGCAGTTTAGAAAATGAACCACTCGTTAACAGGCCCGGTGTTACCGTGGTACCATCTGAGCCAGGCCACAGCCCAGCACCTCCCATATCGCCCAATCACCACGACTGACCGCCCCACCCCACCGGTTTTTCACTCACCGCGTAACATTCCTCACAAAAGGGCTTCTCATCCACATTGTAGAACTGCTGCCCCTGCAGCTGCCTCTCGCACTTGAAACAGGTGAAACACTCAACATGGAAAAGCTTGTCCAAGGCCCGGACAGCCGGCTGCGTCCGCGACAGGGCCTTGTTGCACAGGCCACACAGCTCTTCAGtggcaagaaggaaggaaggaaggaaggaaggaagaagccattAGGTTGCTGGCAGGTATCCCATGCAATACCACTCAACAACACCTCAGGGGGAAGCAGGCTTGCTACCACCTTTCTCTCGCTGCTCTTGCACCTAGAGTAGGTGAAGATCTCCCTAGCAGATGGAAAATGTGTGTCAGGTTGCTGCAAAAAGCTACACTGAGCAGTTGGGGGGGCGGTTTTGAATGAAAACAGAAACCTGAGATTGAAATCCCATTCCCCTCCGCCCACCACAttcacaaacatgcacacacacccgaAGTGGAGGCTTCTGCCTGAGATGGGTGGTCCATGTCCTTCATGAGCTTCTGGGTTAGCATCTCCAGCTCCTCTACCTCCTTCATGGTCAGAGCAGAGTTGCCCCTGGGAGGTTCCGATCCGGTGTTTGCAAGGGTTACAGGAGTGCGCTGGGCAAACAAAGGAAGAGTCATTGAGACAAGTCCAGGTCTTCTCCTACCTTCCAAGCACTACATATCCCTGGGCTTACACCTCAAGGTCAGTTAACGTGACCCAGCCTCCCTTTAACGTTGCTAAGTGATGGAAAAATCCCTCCACCTGCCTCCCACATTTGTTCTTCCCATGTTATCCCCCTGGCACCCTCTTTTCTGGAACCCTATCCTACAGCTCCTATTCCCTTAAAAGCTGCAACATGGAGGACACtacatttttaaggataaagttTCTGCCCTTTGCCTCGTAAACAGTTGAGCAAAAGAGGATGTATCAATATGAGGAGTTTTATCTCtggattaaaaaaacccattttctACAATACCAACAAAAAGGTACAAGAACCCGCTCCTCTTGTGCAACCGGTCACTTTCTCTGCAGCACGGGCTTAGTTATTTAGGAGAGCCAAGCTAGGCATCTCCTTTAAcaagatggggcagggggagaaaaacaaGCCAAAGCCAAACCCTAAAACTCACAAATCCTACGAAGGCCACCTTCCCTGCTTTTGATGGCTGCCACAGATTACGGGGGAAATGGCTACGACATCCGAGCAAACCTGATTTCATGGAGATTTTTATAGACGGACGGTTATTCCTGAGCTCCCGTGTTTCTCCACCAATGCGGAGCTGGACCGCTCACCGTGTACCGCGGGGCAGGCGGCTGTCCAACAGGGTGCGGCTTCTCCTGGACTTGGGGTTTTTCCCGATGCTGTGCGTAGGTGAAGGCAGGAGGCTGTTGCTTTGGGGCCGGAGCTGTGCTAGAAAGGGCCGGGAAGCGGGGCTGTGCAGGGGACGGGGCAGCCGGCTTTGGGAAGCTGGATGGAACCCCAGCGGCTGGCTTGGGTACAAACTTGGGGCCTGTGGCCACGGCAGGCGGCGTGTACTTCGGGGCTGGTGGAGCAGGCGGCGCAGGAGGCACCACCCCTGGAAGCTGCGTTGATGGCAAGTCTCTacgctgcttggaggccacccacgggggaggaagaggagcggGTTCTCCCGGTGGCTTGGGCACGTtgtagcttccactgggattggaGGGGAAAGAAATCGGAGTTGGAGCGTCTTTAGGTGGAGCCATGGTTTCTGGGGAACCTTTAGTGCCGGAAACTACACCTATAGGAGCTGTGGTTCCCGGAGATACCTGCAAGAGTAGAGATGGGAATCAGAGGCCAGACGAGGCCGACGCACGAGCAGTTGCTGACGCCAAATTCAGACGACGTTGGTCCAACCTTCCCTCAGTGTGGAGAATAAGCATGAAGAGAGACCCGAGGGGGGTGGTTACAGACAGCCATTTGTCCACACATCTGCCCCCAATGTGTCACGAAATCCTCCTTACCACTTGgcaagcagaaagagagagaggtccaGCTACTTTGGGGTGAGAGAGTTCACCACAGCTTGGCCATCTGTCCCTCACAAATGCTGATTTTGGATCACGAATTCAAGTATAGGAAGCCTGATCCAATCCTCTTTTCTCAAAACCCCAGAACCTGGGACCCGGTTCTCATTGAGGTGGTCAACGTCTCTCAGGACTGGACCATTGCTGGATATCAGGGAGGCTCACATGATTGAAGGCTCCACTGTGGGAAAAGTACCCTTCAcatggaaagctagcatgtcaggcaGAAGGGGCCTAGCCTAGCCCAGACACAGGCGGACCACCTCAGTGAGGACTGCCTTCGGAAAGGCCACCCTGTAATGCAGCTCACCCGGGATTTGAAGGGATCATTCTTCTCCATGTCATCCAGCATTGAGGACAAAGAATCAATCTCCAAATCAATGCTGCTCATCTTTCCACGGGCCTGCCCCTTCCACCAGGGAGGAGAAAGGAAGTCACATGTTAGAGAGGTTACAGAGCCTGCCTCAGGGCTACAGGCCACTATGCCAACCAACGCCAGTCTTGCCCATCAAATGAACGGCTACTATGCGTAGCAAGAGAGCGCACTGAAAAGATTGCAAGGGGGCATTATGCGCAGCGAGGGGCTCACTGTGACACCACACTTTGTCCAGGGAGAGTCTCAGCTtcctttatatattaaaaaaagagcCGCTAGTGCCCAGGGTTGTCAAAATGTGCTTGAAGTGTGTGGGCAAGGCGTGGCGCCATCTTAGAGGGGGTGGCGGAGTATGACGGCTGTCACGGCTCGGGCGACAGGGCATCAGCACACTTCAGCCCCAGGAGTCACTCagaggaggaaggagcagaagCGTGCCACACAGCAGAACGGAGATCCTCAAATCTgtcacacacatttttatttcatttgcacAACTTACAAACCGTTTCTTGGTGGAAGACATTAAGCTAAGAATACACG
This Elgaria multicarinata webbii isolate HBS135686 ecotype San Diego chromosome 6, rElgMul1.1.pri, whole genome shotgun sequence DNA region includes the following protein-coding sequences:
- the ZYX gene encoding zyxin, producing the protein MASPGAPGTRMTSTVSINISTPSFYSPQKKFAPVVAPKPKVNPFKAAGGAVPENVSEQALLPHSGACAQIGKVGEIPTAVSLPPAEELPLPPPPPPGEEIVVSPNSAFPPPPPPFEEPFPPAPEEVFPSPPPPMLEEEPVGLSGLPAPQGQARGKMSSIDLEIDSLSSMLDDMEKNDPFKSRVSPGTTAPIGVVSGTKGSPETMAPPKDAPTPISFPSNPSGSYNVPKPPGEPAPLPPPWVASKQRRDLPSTQLPGVVPPAPPAPPAPKYTPPAVATGPKFVPKPAAGVPSSFPKPAAPSPAQPRFPALSSTAPAPKQQPPAFTYAQHREKPQVQEKPHPVGQPPAPRYTRTPVTLANTGSEPPRGNSALTMKEVEELEMLTQKLMKDMDHPSQAEASTSELCGLCNKALSRTQPAVRALDKLFHVECFTCFKCERQLQGQQFYNVDEKPFCEECYAGTLEKCCVCKQTITDRMLRATGNSYHPQCFTCVVCRKPLEGASFIVDKGNQPHCVDDYHRKYAPRCSVCTEPIMPEPGKDETVRVVALEKNFHMKCYKCEDCGKPLSIEADDNGCFPLDGHVLCRKCHTTRVKAAA